A segment of the Asinibacterium sp. OR53 genome:
CCAGTTCCAGCACTTTCAACGTATTCATCACCAATAATGGATCGAGGTTGAAATTGCGCGTGAAAGTAGAGAAATCAAAATCATAATAATTGCCTTCTCCCAACCCAACCGGTATCTGTAAATAATCTGCCAGCGACTGGTAAATTTCTTTGATCACTGTTATAGGCGGGAAACGCTTATCTGGCATGGATTCCAGCTGTTCCTTATCTTCCTGCTGGTACAAGAGCACTGCATAAGATTTTACACCATCTCTTCCGGCCCTTCCTGCTTCCTGGTAATAATTTTCCAGGCACTCCGGTATGGTGTAATGGATCACGGAGCGTACATCGGGTTTATCGATGCCCATACCAAAAGCATTGGTGCACACCATTACCCTCAACCGGCCCTCGATCCAAAGTTGCTGTCTGTTTTCTCTTTCTTCCTGCGGTAGTCCGGCGTGGTAATGATCGGCGCTGATACCCTGTAATTGTAAGAGGTATGCAAGTTCTTTGGTAAGCCTGCGGCTGTTCACATACACAATGCTGCTGCCGGGTACTTTTTGCAGCACGTCCATGAGTTTATTGAACTTGCTATCAGACTGGAAACAACTGTATGATAAATTGGGCCGTTCAAAAGACTGTCTGAAAATTTTTGGCTGTCGGAATTTTAATTTGTCGATGATATCATCTTGTACCAACGGCGTTGCGGAAGCAGTGAGTGCGATCACTGGTACGCCAGGTAATTCATCCAACAAGTTTGCGATGCGTAAATAAGGTGGTCTAAAATCATAACCCCACTGGGAAATACAATGGGCTTCATCCACTACAACCAGCCCTATGTCAAGTGCCGATAAGTATTCTTTGAAAAGGGTTGATTCCAATCTTTCAGGCGATAAATAAAGAAATTTATAATCGCCATGTGCTGCATGCCGCAAAACCCGCCTGACAGCTGCCTGATCCAATCCACTGTGTATAGCCACTGCTGGAATATCTCTTTGCAGCAGGTTGTCTACCTGGTCGCGCATCAACGCAATGAGCGGACTGATCACAACACAGAGCCCATCCATGAGCAAGCCCGGTACCTGGAAGCAAATAGACTTGCCGCCACCAGTAGGCAGCAATGCCAGGGTAGGATTGCCATCCAGCACGGAATGTATGATCTCCTCCTGCATCGGACGGAAACCATCATACCGCCAGTAATGTTGCAGAACAGAAAGCGGCGTTTGCATGATCACGCAACCTTTTTAAAATTGAGTCTTACAGAATTGATGGCCAGTACTACATCGCTGAGTCCCATGACCAATGCACCAAAAGTAGGATTTAAAAAGCCCAATGCTGCAACTGGTATGGCTACTATGTTGTAAGCAAAAGCCCAGAACAGGTTTTCTTTGATGGTAATATAAGTATGCCTGCCCAATCCCAATGCCAGCGGCAGGTTTTTCAGTCCGTGGTTCATCAATACCACTTGTGCACTTTGCATAGCTACATGCGAAGCATCGCTCAAAGAGATACCTACGGTAGCTTTGGCCAGTGCCGGCGCATCGTTGATGCCATCACCCACCATGGCAGTAGGCGCTTTTGCATTAAAAGCGGCAATCTGATCGAGCTTCTGTTGGGGTGTTTGTTCTGCGATGACCTGATCGATTCCGAGTTGTGCGGCAACCTGCTCACACTTTTCTTTCCTGTCACCACTGAGTAATATGGTAGTCATGCCCCTGGCTTTCAGGGCCGCAATTACCGATGCGGCTTCGGGTCTGATCTTATCGCTCACATCTATCCATCCCAGTAGTTCATTATTGCGAAGCAGGTAGATATTGTGCTTGTCGTCGCCCGTATGTGCAGCAGCGGCTTTGTATGATCCGGCCAGGTACTGGTTGCCTTCTTTATCCGTTGCCTGCATGCCCAGTCCTTTTATCTCTTCTATTTTACTCCAACGTATATCGTCTTTTATTTTCCATTCTTTGGTGATGGCACGCGCAATGGGGTGATTGGAATATTTCTCCAATGAAAAAACGATGCGTTTAAAATCATCGGCATTACCTGTTGCATGAAAGCCGGCTATTGTAAACTGACCGGTAGTAAGCGTTCCGGTTTTATCAAATACCACCTGGCGGATGCTTTTGAATATCTCGAGACTACGCGCATTTTTAAACAGTACACCATTGCGCGCCGCACGTCCCAACCCCACTGCAATGGCTGCAGGTGTGGCCAGTCCCATTGCACAGGGACAGGCAATAACCAATACAGCAATGCTTCTCAGCAAACTGCTGCTGAAAGGTTGATGTCCGAAGAAATAGTTACCTGAAAATGCCAGCAAAGCAATACTTAATACCGTAGGAACGAAAATGGCACTGATCTTATCGGCCAATTGTTGAACAGGTGGCTTTTCAGTTTGTGCTTCTCGAACGAGTTTTAAAATATTGGCCAGTACGGTATCTTCCCCTACTGCAGTGATATAAGCTTTAAGCGTGCCCGATTCTATAACACTGCCACCGATCAGCAGGTCATTCATTTTTTTCTCAACCGGAATGCTTTCACCGGTAACAATGGCTTCATTGACATTGGCTTCTCCCCATAATATTTTGGAATCCATTGGAACAGGCTCGCCGCTTTTGATGAGTACGAGATCGCCCACTTTAAGACTGCTGCTTTCTACCGGAAAAATATGCTCCTGGTGTTGTTCATCGTAAGCGATCATATTGGCCATCACTTTCTGGCTCACCGCTAATTTTTTCAACGCCGCCTGTGTGGTCTCAACAGATTTATCTTCCAGCCAGTTGCCCCAAAATACCAGGGTAATGATCGCTGCTGCGGTTTCGTAAAAAAGATATTGTTCTGCTTGTCCGGTCAGCGTACCATAAAGGCTGTACACAAATGCTGCGATCGAACCCAGTGCAATGAGCACATTCATATTGGGTATCCCTTTCAACAAACTTTTAATAGCACTGCGCCCAAAAAAATCCATGCCAATCACGAACACCGGTATGGTAAGCGCCAATTGTACATAAGGATTCATCAGGAAATGAATGTGAACACCCGGGATCATGTGCAACATCAGCGGCGCAGTGAAAATGATACACCAGGTAAAACGTTGCAAATGATTCCTGAATAATTTCTTGCTGCCTTTGCTCTTTGCACCCTCGCCATTCAATACATGGTATCCCAATCCTTCAATGCCTTTCTCCAATTCCTGTTTAGAGGCGCCATTATTGATCTCGAAACTTACATCGCCCCCTACAAAATTTACTTTCACCTGCTGCATGCCTTTCCCCTGCAAGAATTTATCTACCGTGAGGGCGCAATTGGTACAACTCATACCTTCTACTTTCCAGTTCACTTTTTCCATAACGGTCTTAATTAAAATTACCCTGCAAATTTACCACAACTGAATGGGGCTGTTGTTTCGATAAAGAAACTATTTCTACATCTATGTTGCATAGATGGGGCCCGGGTCTATCTTTGCATCATGGATGCTATTTTTAGCCTGGAACAGATCAGGCAGGCGGCAAAGCTCGCATGGAAAGAAGGTAAACAAAAAAGGGTATGGGCATTCCATGCTGCTATGGGATCGGGGAAGACCACTTTCATTCATGCTTTATGTGAAGAGTTGGGTGTGAAAGATTCGATAGGCAGTCCCACTTTTGCTATTGTAAATGAATACCGGAGTCCGTTAGCGGGGACCATCTACCACATGGACTGGTACCGGTTAAAAGATGAAGAAGAAGCCATACAGGCTGGTATAGAAGACCAATTGTATAGCAAAGCAGTATGCCTGGTGGAATGGCCTGATAAGGCGGCCGGATTATTACCCGATGATACCCTGCATATTGTACTGGAAGTGCTGGACGAAGGCACCCGCCGGATATACAGCCTCCAGGAAAGCCCTGAAACTCTCCATTAAAAAAGTTAACTTTACCTATACTCACTTAAACCCAGCCCGCATTGTCTTTTTATGGCAACTTCAAAACCCGCAATCAGTCCGTCTATTACTTATGAACCCCTGGAAGAAGTGCTCGATGTAAAACCGCAGGGCGCCAAACTCAATATCGGCATCCCCAAAGAGATCGCTTTCCAGGAAAACCGGATTGCATTAACGCCCGATGCGGTAGGGGTATTGGTGGCGAATGGTAACCAGGTGGCCGTGGAACACAAAGCAGGCGAGGGAAGTAACTATTCCGATAAGGATTATTCAGAGATGGGCGCCCGTATTGTGTACGACCGGGCCGATATTTTCAAATGCCCCATCCTGGTGAAAAGCGCACCGCCGGTGGAAGAAGACATGCCACTGTTACAGATGAACCAGACCGTTATCTCCCCCATACATTTATCTGCCCTCAAAAAAGAGCATATAGAAAAGATGATGGAGAAAAGAGTGACTGCGCTCAGCTTTGAAAATTTCAAAGACGACAGCGGTACTTATCCCATCGTGCGCAGTATGAGTGAGATCGCCGGTAGTGCGGTGATGCTGATTGCAGGACAGTACCTGAGCAGTTTCAATAACGGCAAGGGCGTGTTGCTGGGAGGTATCAGCGGTATACCACCCACCAAAGTAGTGATCATCGGCGCAGGTATCGTTGGTGAATTTGCTACACGCAATGCATTGGCATTGGGTGCTTCGGTGAAAGTGTTCGATAGCGATGTGTACCGGTTGAAACAATTGCAGAACAACCTGGGGCAACGCATCTGGACTTCCGTACTGGAACCGCGTATTTTATCGAAGCAATTAAAAACCTGCGAAGTGGCTGTGGGCGCTCTCAGCAATGAATATGGCCGTGCTCCTGTAGTAGTAACAGAAGCCATGGTAGCAGCGATGCGCAAAGGCAGCATCATCATTGATGTGGCCATTGATCGCGGCGGTTGTTTTGAGACCAGCGAGCTAACCAGTTATGAATCCCCCACTTTCATCAAACACGATGTGATCCATTATTGTGTACCCAATATCCCCAGCGGATTTGCGCGTACCGCCAGTCAGGCCATCAGCAACGTGCTGATGCCATTGATACTGGAAGTGAGCGATGAAGGCGGATTGGAAGAAATGGTTTGGCACAAT
Coding sequences within it:
- a CDS encoding cation-translocating P-type ATPase, yielding MEKVNWKVEGMSCTNCALTVDKFLQGKGMQQVKVNFVGGDVSFEINNGASKQELEKGIEGLGYHVLNGEGAKSKGSKKLFRNHLQRFTWCIIFTAPLMLHMIPGVHIHFLMNPYVQLALTIPVFVIGMDFFGRSAIKSLLKGIPNMNVLIALGSIAAFVYSLYGTLTGQAEQYLFYETAAAIITLVFWGNWLEDKSVETTQAALKKLAVSQKVMANMIAYDEQHQEHIFPVESSSLKVGDLVLIKSGEPVPMDSKILWGEANVNEAIVTGESIPVEKKMNDLLIGGSVIESGTLKAYITAVGEDTVLANILKLVREAQTEKPPVQQLADKISAIFVPTVLSIALLAFSGNYFFGHQPFSSSLLRSIAVLVIACPCAMGLATPAAIAVGLGRAARNGVLFKNARSLEIFKSIRQVVFDKTGTLTTGQFTIAGFHATGNADDFKRIVFSLEKYSNHPIARAITKEWKIKDDIRWSKIEEIKGLGMQATDKEGNQYLAGSYKAAAAHTGDDKHNIYLLRNNELLGWIDVSDKIRPEAASVIAALKARGMTTILLSGDRKEKCEQVAAQLGIDQVIAEQTPQQKLDQIAAFNAKAPTAMVGDGINDAPALAKATVGISLSDASHVAMQSAQVVLMNHGLKNLPLALGLGRHTYITIKENLFWAFAYNIVAIPVAALGFLNPTFGALVMGLSDVVLAINSVRLNFKKVA
- a CDS encoding ATP-dependent DNA helicase RecQ; the encoded protein is MQTPLSVLQHYWRYDGFRPMQEEIIHSVLDGNPTLALLPTGGGKSICFQVPGLLMDGLCVVISPLIALMRDQVDNLLQRDIPAVAIHSGLDQAAVRRVLRHAAHGDYKFLYLSPERLESTLFKEYLSALDIGLVVVDEAHCISQWGYDFRPPYLRIANLLDELPGVPVIALTASATPLVQDDIIDKLKFRQPKIFRQSFERPNLSYSCFQSDSKFNKLMDVLQKVPGSSIVYVNSRRLTKELAYLLQLQGISADHYHAGLPQEERENRQQLWIEGRLRVMVCTNAFGMGIDKPDVRSVIHYTIPECLENYYQEAGRAGRDGVKSYAVLLYQQEDKEQLESMPDKRFPPITVIKEIYQSLADYLQIPVGLGEGNYYDFDFSTFTRNFNLDPLLVMNTLKVLELEGHLSFEETIFLPTQVAFIASRELLEAFENAHPELDPLIKVLLRTYEGIIDNRVSVFEKQIARLCRLSIDEVHRQLLQLKAYGIIEYLPQKETPQIHYLLNRAPAQYLYIDQDTYLLRKQQYADRVKQMLQYTALSEACRSQFIARYFGDEAVGDCGICDNCLERKKKPVTSAEFKQIETAIREQLQNGITTTPLLLKSLRQWNREKIWTVLEFLQGERVIVIDEEGQIMPSV
- the tsaE gene encoding tRNA (adenosine(37)-N6)-threonylcarbamoyltransferase complex ATPase subunit type 1 TsaE; this translates as MDAIFSLEQIRQAAKLAWKEGKQKRVWAFHAAMGSGKTTFIHALCEELGVKDSIGSPTFAIVNEYRSPLAGTIYHMDWYRLKDEEEAIQAGIEDQLYSKAVCLVEWPDKAAGLLPDDTLHIVLEVLDEGTRRIYSLQESPETLH
- a CDS encoding alanine dehydrogenase, with amino-acid sequence MATSKPAISPSITYEPLEEVLDVKPQGAKLNIGIPKEIAFQENRIALTPDAVGVLVANGNQVAVEHKAGEGSNYSDKDYSEMGARIVYDRADIFKCPILVKSAPPVEEDMPLLQMNQTVISPIHLSALKKEHIEKMMEKRVTALSFENFKDDSGTYPIVRSMSEIAGSAVMLIAGQYLSSFNNGKGVLLGGISGIPPTKVVIIGAGIVGEFATRNALALGASVKVFDSDVYRLKQLQNNLGQRIWTSVLEPRILSKQLKTCEVAVGALSNEYGRAPVVVTEAMVAAMRKGSIIIDVAIDRGGCFETSELTSYESPTFIKHDVIHYCVPNIPSGFARTASQAISNVLMPLILEVSDEGGLEEMVWHNFNLREGIYMFKGALTDFYISQKFDLKYTDLNLLIASRR